In the genome of Streptomyces pactum, one region contains:
- a CDS encoding methylated-DNA--[protein]-cysteine S-methyltransferase: MTRVHTVIDSPYGPLTLVATDGVLSGVYMEGQRHRPAEETFGTPDDTPFTETVRQLEAYFAGELTEFRLPLRMAGTPFQLRVWEELRHIPYGTTVSYGELAERLGHPTASRAVGLANGKNPISIIVPCHRVVGSSGALTGYGGGLDRKRRLLDFESGAADPARLF; encoded by the coding sequence ATGACCCGCGTCCACACCGTCATCGACAGCCCCTACGGCCCGCTCACCCTGGTCGCCACCGACGGCGTCCTCAGCGGCGTGTACATGGAGGGCCAGCGCCACCGCCCCGCCGAGGAGACCTTCGGTACGCCCGACGACACCCCGTTCACCGAGACCGTCCGGCAGCTGGAGGCGTACTTCGCGGGCGAACTCACCGAGTTCCGACTTCCGCTGCGGATGGCCGGCACCCCGTTCCAGCTGCGGGTCTGGGAGGAGCTGCGGCACATCCCGTACGGCACGACGGTCTCCTACGGGGAGCTCGCCGAACGGCTGGGCCACCCCACCGCCTCCCGCGCGGTGGGGCTGGCCAACGGGAAGAACCCGATCAGCATCATCGTCCCGTGCCACCGGGTCGTCGGCTCCTCCGGCGCGCTCACCGGCTACGGCGGCGGACTGGACCGCAAGCGCCGGCTGCTGGACTTCGAGAGCGGGGCCGCCGACCCGGCCCGACTCTTCTGA
- a CDS encoding aminoglycoside phosphotransferase family protein produces the protein MVSEEVMQDGVHRRVVRVGDTVRRPVQPWTSTVHALLRHLAEAGFRHAPRPLGIDDQGREVLTFIEGDAGPAGWAAVVDRQGLRNFARLLRDYHDACEGFSPPPGATWATGPAVPGGDEVVCHGDFGPWNVVWRGNRPVGIIDWDFARPAPRLHDVAYALEYTVPFRGDAECLRRLRHPAPPDRRARLADFCAAYGLDSTEGVVDAVIARQQDNADLVRRLAEQGHEPQATWVAEGLLGELADRIGWSREHRHLVE, from the coding sequence GTGGTGAGCGAGGAAGTGATGCAGGACGGCGTCCACCGCCGGGTGGTGCGTGTCGGGGACACCGTGCGCAGGCCCGTGCAGCCGTGGACGTCCACCGTCCACGCCCTGCTGCGGCACCTGGCGGAGGCCGGCTTCCGCCACGCCCCGCGGCCGCTGGGCATCGACGACCAGGGGCGTGAGGTCCTCACCTTCATCGAGGGCGACGCCGGGCCGGCGGGCTGGGCCGCGGTGGTGGACCGCCAGGGCCTGCGGAACTTCGCCCGGCTGCTGCGCGACTACCACGACGCCTGCGAAGGCTTCTCGCCGCCGCCCGGCGCCACCTGGGCCACCGGCCCGGCCGTCCCGGGCGGTGACGAGGTGGTCTGCCACGGGGACTTCGGCCCCTGGAACGTCGTCTGGCGGGGGAACCGGCCGGTGGGAATCATCGACTGGGACTTCGCCCGCCCCGCCCCGCGCCTGCACGACGTGGCCTACGCGCTGGAGTACACCGTGCCGTTCCGCGGCGATGCCGAGTGCCTGCGCCGGCTGCGCCATCCGGCGCCGCCCGACCGCCGGGCCCGGCTGGCGGACTTCTGCGCCGCCTACGGCCTCGACTCGACCGAGGGCGTCGTCGACGCCGTCATCGCCCGGCAGCAGGACAACGCCGACCTGGTGCGCCGGCTGGCCGAACAGGGGCACGAGCCGCAGGCGACCTGGGTCGCCGAAGGGCTGCTGGGCGAACTCGCCGACCGGATCGGCTGGAGCAGGGAGCACCGGCACCTGGTCGAGTAG
- a CDS encoding DNA-3-methyladenine glycosylase 2 has protein sequence MHTDHDRCVRAVQSKDARFDGWFFTAVLTTRIYCRPSCPVVPPKVRNMTFYPSAAAAQQAGFRACKRCRPDATPGSPRWNERADVVARAMRLISDGVVDRDGVPGLAARLGYSTRQIERQLRAELGAGPLALARAQRAQTARLLIETSTLPMADIAFAAGFASVRTFNETVREVFALTPGELRRRARSGTPVETPGVIRLRLPFRPPLCPDNLFGHLAATAVPGVEEWRDGAYRRTLRLPYGRGVVTLRPRPDHVECRLSLTDPRDLTGAISRCRRLLDLDADPEAVDGSLAADPVLEPLVRAAPGRRVPRTVDGPEFAVRAVLGQQVSTAAARTLAGRLVAAHGEPVEDPEGGLTHLFPDPAALAGTDPAALAMPGARRVTFAALVDRLASGELRLDAGSDWAEARRELAALPGVGPWTAEIVAMRALGDPDAFPHTDLGVRKAVRAAGLPATPAALLRHSAAWRPWRAYAVQYLWATDDHPINRLPEPSG, from the coding sequence ATGCACACCGACCACGACCGGTGCGTACGCGCCGTGCAGTCCAAGGACGCCCGTTTCGACGGGTGGTTCTTCACCGCCGTCCTCACCACCCGGATCTACTGCCGTCCCAGCTGCCCGGTCGTCCCCCCGAAGGTCCGCAACATGACCTTCTACCCGAGCGCCGCCGCGGCCCAGCAGGCCGGGTTCCGGGCCTGCAAGCGGTGCCGGCCGGACGCCACGCCCGGCTCGCCGCGGTGGAACGAGCGGGCCGACGTGGTGGCCCGCGCGATGCGTCTGATCTCCGACGGCGTGGTGGACCGCGATGGGGTGCCCGGGCTCGCCGCCCGCCTCGGGTACAGCACCCGCCAGATAGAGCGCCAGCTCCGCGCCGAACTGGGCGCCGGCCCGCTCGCCCTGGCCCGCGCGCAGCGGGCCCAGACGGCCCGGCTGCTCATCGAGACCAGCACGCTGCCGATGGCGGACATCGCGTTCGCCGCCGGGTTCGCCAGCGTCCGGACCTTCAACGAGACGGTACGGGAGGTGTTCGCGCTCACCCCGGGCGAGCTGCGGCGGCGGGCCCGGAGCGGCACCCCGGTGGAGACGCCCGGGGTGATCCGGCTCCGGCTGCCGTTCCGGCCCCCGCTGTGCCCGGACAACCTCTTCGGACACCTCGCGGCCACCGCCGTGCCGGGCGTCGAGGAGTGGCGCGACGGCGCCTACCGGCGCACCCTGCGGCTCCCGTACGGCCGGGGCGTGGTCACCCTGCGGCCCCGCCCGGACCATGTGGAGTGCCGGCTCTCGCTCACCGATCCGCGCGACCTGACGGGTGCCATCAGCCGCTGCCGGCGGCTGCTGGACCTGGACGCCGATCCGGAGGCGGTGGACGGCTCGCTCGCCGCCGACCCGGTGCTGGAGCCACTGGTGCGGGCCGCCCCCGGCCGGCGGGTGCCGCGCACCGTGGACGGCCCGGAGTTCGCGGTCCGGGCGGTGCTGGGCCAGCAGGTGTCCACGGCCGCCGCACGGACCCTCGCGGGCCGTCTGGTCGCCGCGCACGGGGAGCCGGTGGAGGACCCCGAGGGCGGGCTGACCCACCTCTTCCCGGACCCGGCCGCCCTCGCCGGGACGGACCCCGCGGCCCTGGCCATGCCCGGCGCCCGGCGGGTCACCTTCGCCGCGCTGGTGGACCGCCTCGCCTCGGGCGAGCTGCGGCTGGACGCCGGGAGCGACTGGGCGGAGGCCCGCCGGGAGCTGGCCGCGCTGCCCGGCGTCGGCCCCTGGACCGCCGAGATCGTCGCGATGCGCGCCCTCGGCGACCCGGACGCCTTCCCGCACACCGACCTGGGGGTGCGCAAGGCGGTCCGGGCGGCCGGGCTGCCGGCCACCCCGGCGGCGCTGCTGCGGCACTCCGCCGCCTGGCGGCCGTGGCGCGCCTACGCGGTGCAGTATCTGTGGGCGACCGACGACCATCCGATCAACCGCCTGCCCGAGCCGTCCGGGTGA
- the hemC gene encoding hydroxymethylbilane synthase, with translation MVSASGPADTLRIVSRASPMALAQVERVRAELAVLRPGIRTEVVPVTTSGDRWLGDLSALGGKGAFTKEVDAALVAGEADLAVHCVKDIPADRPLPAGTVFAAYLRRDDIRDALVHPGGLTLDELPAGARVGTSSVRRSAQLAISHPHLECVPVRGNANRRLAKLDAGEFDALLLAVAGLERIGRADRISQVLPVETMCPPIGAGVLALQCREEDSRTIEAVSGLGDADAWREITAERMLLHVLQGHCNSPIAGYARAEPDGRLSLRARVFTPDGKTVLDAHEWAGPLDPATLGTSVAVALLRQGARELIDRIPH, from the coding sequence ATGGTTTCCGCCTCCGGCCCCGCCGACACCCTCCGCATCGTCTCCCGCGCCTCCCCCATGGCCCTGGCCCAGGTCGAACGGGTACGCGCCGAACTGGCCGTGCTGCGACCGGGGATCCGGACCGAGGTGGTGCCGGTGACGACCTCGGGCGACCGGTGGCTGGGGGATCTGTCGGCGCTGGGCGGCAAGGGGGCGTTCACCAAGGAGGTGGACGCGGCGCTGGTCGCCGGCGAGGCGGACCTGGCGGTGCACTGCGTCAAGGACATCCCCGCCGACCGGCCGCTGCCGGCCGGCACGGTGTTCGCCGCGTACCTCCGGCGCGACGACATCCGGGACGCGCTGGTGCACCCCGGGGGGCTGACCCTGGACGAGCTGCCGGCCGGGGCCCGGGTGGGCACCTCCTCGGTGCGGCGCAGCGCCCAGCTGGCCATCTCGCACCCGCACCTGGAGTGCGTACCGGTCCGGGGCAACGCCAACCGCCGGCTGGCGAAGCTGGACGCGGGCGAGTTCGACGCGCTGCTGCTGGCGGTCGCCGGGCTGGAGCGGATCGGGCGGGCCGACCGGATCAGCCAGGTGCTGCCGGTGGAGACCATGTGCCCGCCGATCGGCGCGGGGGTGCTCGCCCTCCAGTGCCGGGAGGAGGACAGCCGCACCATCGAGGCGGTGTCCGGTCTCGGGGACGCCGACGCGTGGCGGGAGATCACCGCCGAACGCATGCTGCTCCATGTGCTCCAGGGGCACTGCAACTCGCCGATCGCCGGCTACGCCCGGGCCGAACCGGACGGCCGGCTGTCGCTGCGCGCCCGGGTGTTCACCCCGGACGGCAAGACCGTGCTGGACGCCCACGAGTGGGCCGGCCCGCTGGACCCGGCGACCCTGGGCACCTCGGTCGCGGTGGCCCTGCTGCGGCAGGGCGCCCGCGAGCTGATCGACCGCATCCCGCACTGA
- a CDS encoding SIR2 family NAD-dependent protein deacylase, with translation MSSDATRRPLVALLTGAGISTDSGIPDYRGPRGLWRRDPEAEKLVTYDFYMADPDVRRRSWLMRRDSEALRARPNAAHHAVTRLARSGVPVRVITQNVDGLHQLAGMPDRKVLELHGTARAVRCTGCHARSTMEEALARVEAGEDDPACRECGGILKAATVMFGESLDPEVLGEAVAVTKACEIFIAVGTSLQVHPAAGLAGLAAEHGARLIIVNAEPTPYDPLAAEVVREPIGTALPALLDRVAAQN, from the coding sequence ATGAGCAGCGACGCGACACGCCGCCCGCTGGTGGCGCTCCTGACCGGGGCCGGCATCTCCACCGACTCCGGCATCCCGGACTACCGGGGCCCGCGGGGACTGTGGCGGCGCGACCCGGAAGCGGAGAAGCTGGTCACCTACGACTTCTACATGGCCGACCCCGACGTCCGGCGCCGCTCCTGGCTGATGCGGCGGGACAGCGAGGCGCTGCGTGCCCGGCCGAACGCGGCCCACCACGCGGTGACCCGGCTGGCGCGCTCGGGGGTGCCGGTCCGGGTCATCACCCAGAACGTGGACGGACTGCACCAGCTGGCCGGGATGCCGGACCGGAAGGTGCTGGAACTGCACGGCACCGCGCGGGCGGTGCGGTGCACCGGCTGCCACGCGCGCTCGACGATGGAGGAGGCGCTGGCCCGGGTCGAGGCGGGCGAGGACGACCCGGCGTGCCGGGAGTGCGGCGGCATCCTCAAGGCGGCCACGGTGATGTTCGGCGAGTCGCTGGACCCGGAGGTGCTGGGCGAGGCGGTCGCGGTCACCAAGGCGTGCGAGATCTTCATCGCGGTGGGCACCAGCCTCCAGGTGCACCCGGCCGCGGGGCTCGCCGGACTGGCCGCGGAGCACGGCGCTCGGCTGATCATCGTCAACGCCGAGCCGACGCCGTACGACCCGCTGGCGGCGGAGGTGGTCCGCGAGCCGATCGGTACGGCGCTGCCCGCGCTGCTGGACCGCGTCGCCGCGCAGAACTGA
- a CDS encoding glycerate kinase, whose protein sequence is MLIAADKFKGSLTAAQVAEHVTTGLRRGASGTVRVETLPVADGGDGTVEAAVAAGFERREVRVTGPLGEPVTASYALRQDTAVVEMAEASGLRHLPAGVFAPLTATTYGTGELLRAALDAGARTIVFGVGGSATTDGGAGMLGALGARLRTADGEPVAPGGGPLRELASADLSTLDPRLARTEIVLASDVDNPLTGPTGAPAVYGPQKGAGEAEVAELDAALAHYAEVLERAVGGRAATCAQAPGAGAAGGLGYGALVGLGAVFRPGIEVMLDVLGFAPALERADLVITGEGSLDRQTLHGKAPAGVAAAARARGRRVLAVCGRLAIDREALAAAGIERAYALTDLEPDPDRCMAEAGPLLERTAARLAADEGL, encoded by the coding sequence GTGCTCATCGCCGCGGACAAGTTCAAAGGGTCGCTCACGGCCGCACAGGTCGCCGAGCATGTCACCACCGGCCTGCGGCGCGGCGCGTCCGGCACGGTGCGGGTGGAGACCCTGCCGGTCGCCGACGGCGGCGACGGCACGGTCGAGGCCGCGGTCGCGGCCGGTTTCGAACGCCGTGAGGTGCGGGTGACCGGTCCGCTCGGCGAACCGGTGACCGCCTCGTACGCGCTGCGGCAGGACACCGCGGTGGTCGAGATGGCGGAGGCTTCCGGGCTGCGCCACCTGCCGGCGGGGGTCTTCGCGCCGCTCACCGCCACCACGTACGGCACTGGCGAGCTGCTGCGCGCCGCGCTGGACGCGGGCGCCCGCACCATCGTCTTCGGCGTCGGCGGCAGCGCCACCACGGACGGCGGGGCCGGGATGCTCGGTGCCCTCGGCGCCCGGCTGCGCACCGCGGACGGTGAGCCGGTCGCCCCCGGCGGCGGGCCGCTGCGCGAGCTGGCGAGCGCCGACCTGTCCACCCTCGACCCGCGGCTGGCCCGGACCGAGATCGTGCTCGCCAGCGACGTGGACAACCCGCTCACCGGCCCCACCGGCGCCCCGGCCGTCTACGGCCCGCAGAAGGGCGCCGGCGAGGCGGAGGTGGCGGAGCTGGACGCCGCACTCGCCCACTACGCCGAGGTCCTGGAGCGCGCGGTCGGCGGCCGGGCCGCCACCTGCGCCCAGGCCCCAGGCGCCGGCGCGGCGGGCGGCCTGGGGTACGGCGCCCTGGTCGGGCTCGGCGCGGTCTTCCGGCCCGGCATCGAGGTCATGCTCGACGTGCTCGGCTTCGCCCCGGCCCTGGAACGGGCGGACCTGGTGATCACCGGGGAGGGGTCGCTGGACCGGCAGACCCTGCACGGCAAGGCGCCGGCGGGGGTGGCTGCCGCGGCCCGGGCACGCGGCAGGCGGGTGCTCGCGGTCTGCGGCCGGCTCGCCATCGACCGGGAGGCGCTCGCCGCCGCGGGCATCGAGCGGGCGTACGCCCTCACCGACCTGGAACCGGACCCGGACCGCTGCATGGCGGAGGCGGGGCCCCTCCTGGAACGCACCGCGGCCCGGCTCGCCGCCGACGAGGGCCTGTGA
- a CDS encoding phosphatidylserine decarboxylase has protein sequence MPHSHTSAPRDSLAGVRLARGASPWLLPTVATAAVSLTAATVRRSGRWAAVAVPTTALAAGMLWFFRDPEREIAQGRVISPADGVVQSIMPWKDGRTRVAIFMSPLNVHVNRAPLAGTVTSVEHIPGGFVPAFNKESENNERVVWHFDTELGDIEMVQIAGAVARRIVPYLPEGVKVEQGERIGLIRFGSRVDLYLPEGVDVAVEVGQTTVAGVTRLDRA, from the coding sequence ATGCCCCACAGCCATACCTCTGCACCACGCGACAGCCTTGCCGGCGTACGCCTCGCGCGCGGAGCATCGCCGTGGCTCCTGCCCACCGTCGCCACGGCGGCGGTCAGCCTCACGGCCGCAACGGTCCGCCGCTCCGGGCGCTGGGCTGCCGTCGCCGTGCCCACCACCGCGCTCGCGGCGGGCATGCTGTGGTTCTTCCGCGACCCCGAGCGAGAGATCGCTCAGGGCCGGGTCATCTCTCCGGCGGACGGCGTGGTGCAGAGCATCATGCCGTGGAAGGACGGGCGCACCCGCGTCGCGATCTTCATGAGTCCGCTGAACGTCCACGTCAACCGCGCGCCGCTGGCCGGCACGGTGACGTCCGTGGAGCACATCCCCGGCGGGTTCGTCCCGGCGTTCAACAAGGAGAGCGAGAACAACGAGCGGGTCGTCTGGCACTTCGACACCGAGCTGGGCGACATCGAGATGGTGCAGATCGCCGGCGCCGTCGCCCGCCGCATCGTGCCCTACCTCCCGGAGGGCGTGAAGGTCGAGCAGGGCGAGCGGATCGGCCTGATCCGCTTCGGCTCGCGCGTCGACCTCTACCTCCCGGAGGGCGTGGACGTGGCGGTCGAGGTGGGACAGACCACGGTGGCGGGGGTGACTCGTCTTGACCGTGCTTGA
- a CDS encoding MaoC family dehydratase, translating to MQFGRTYEEFTVGDVYKHWPGKTVTEYDDHLFCLLTMNHHPLHLDAHYAERTTDFGRNVVVGNYVYSLLLGMSVPDVSGKAIANLEVESLRHVAPTFHGDTVYGETTVLGKTPSRSRSDRGVVHVETRGYKQDGTLVCVFRRKVMVPTATYIEERGGEQPGRPEPREQGK from the coding sequence ATGCAGTTCGGCCGCACCTACGAGGAATTCACCGTCGGTGACGTCTACAAGCACTGGCCGGGGAAGACCGTCACCGAGTACGACGACCATCTGTTCTGTCTGCTCACCATGAACCACCACCCGCTCCACCTGGACGCGCACTACGCGGAGCGGACCACCGACTTCGGCCGGAACGTGGTGGTCGGCAACTACGTGTACTCGCTGCTGCTGGGCATGTCGGTGCCGGACGTGTCGGGCAAGGCGATCGCCAACCTGGAGGTCGAGTCGCTGCGGCACGTGGCGCCGACCTTCCACGGGGACACCGTCTACGGCGAGACCACGGTGCTCGGCAAGACCCCCTCGCGGTCCAGGAGCGACCGCGGCGTGGTCCACGTCGAGACCAGGGGGTACAAGCAGGACGGCACGCTGGTCTGTGTCTTCCGGCGCAAGGTGATGGTGCCGACCGCCACCTACATCGAGGAGCGCGGCGGCGAGCAGCCCGGCCGGCCGGAACCGCGGGAACAGGGGAAGTGA
- a CDS encoding HpcH/HpaI aldolase/citrate lyase family protein translates to MTESSSSPVNRLRPRRSCLAVPGSNPRFLEKAQGLPADQVFLDLEDACAPLAKEGARHTIVDFLNKGDWTGKTRVVRVNDWTTHWTYRDVVTVVEGAGQNLDCIMLPKVQDAQQIVALDLLLTQIEKTMGFEVGRIGIEAQIENAKGLVNVDEIAGASPRLETIIFGPADFMASINMKSLVVGMQPPGYPADAYHYILMRILMAARTHDLQAIDGPFLQIKNVEGYREVAGRAAALGFDGKWVLHPGQVEAANEVFSPSQEDYDHAELILDAYAWHTSEAGGKKGSAMLGDEMIDEASRKMALVIAGKGRAAGMTRTSTFQAPEA, encoded by the coding sequence ATGACCGAGTCCTCTTCCTCCCCGGTGAACCGGCTGCGCCCGCGCCGCTCCTGCCTGGCCGTGCCGGGCAGCAACCCGCGCTTCCTGGAGAAGGCCCAGGGCCTCCCGGCCGACCAGGTCTTCCTGGACCTGGAGGACGCGTGCGCGCCGCTGGCCAAGGAAGGTGCCCGGCACACCATCGTGGACTTCCTGAACAAGGGCGACTGGACCGGCAAGACCCGGGTGGTGCGGGTCAACGACTGGACCACGCACTGGACGTACCGGGACGTGGTGACGGTGGTGGAGGGCGCCGGCCAGAACCTGGACTGCATCATGCTGCCCAAGGTCCAGGACGCCCAGCAGATCGTGGCGCTGGACCTGCTGCTCACCCAGATCGAGAAGACCATGGGCTTCGAGGTCGGGCGGATCGGCATCGAGGCGCAGATCGAGAACGCCAAGGGCCTGGTGAACGTCGACGAGATCGCCGGCGCCTCGCCCCGGCTGGAGACGATCATCTTCGGCCCGGCCGACTTCATGGCCTCCATCAACATGAAGTCGCTGGTGGTGGGGATGCAGCCGCCCGGCTACCCGGCGGACGCGTACCACTACATCCTGATGCGCATCCTGATGGCGGCCCGTACCCACGACCTCCAGGCGATCGACGGCCCCTTCCTCCAGATCAAGAACGTGGAGGGCTACCGGGAGGTGGCCGGGCGCGCCGCGGCGCTGGGCTTCGACGGCAAGTGGGTGCTCCACCCCGGCCAGGTGGAGGCGGCCAACGAGGTGTTCTCGCCCTCCCAGGAGGACTACGACCACGCCGAGCTGATCCTCGACGCCTACGCGTGGCACACCTCCGAGGCGGGCGGCAAGAAGGGCTCGGCGATGCTCGGCGACGAGATGATCGACGAGGCGAGCCGGAAGATGGCCCTGGTGATCGCGGGCAAGGGCCGCGCCGCCGGGATGACCCGTACGTCCACGTTCCAGGCCCCGGAGGCGTAA
- the pssA gene encoding CDP-diacylglycerol--serine O-phosphatidyltransferase yields the protein MTVLDPDTKTSAWVPEAEVEVDDTDDMPLSTRLSIADALTLGNATCGFMAVYFTTTGVLIPHLTGNEDGGMARHSAATAVMLMLLASVFDLFDGLVARKLRSSAMGAELDNLSDLISFGLAPAYFVLVWGMVADDAYQRVSAVAAIVVLLAVVLRLARFSCVTLKDGVFQGMPSPFGALTVVSVVLLGLPFVPTLLAIVGVAWLMVSRVEYPKPRGRLAVAMLSWIVTSMALLAAWAFDAPGGELLLQTGCSLQLVMGAVIPLFATARRVNTFRDNRREARAAQLP from the coding sequence TTGACCGTGCTTGATCCCGATACCAAGACCTCGGCCTGGGTCCCGGAGGCCGAGGTCGAGGTGGACGACACGGACGACATGCCGCTGTCGACGCGGCTGTCGATAGCCGACGCGCTCACCCTGGGCAACGCCACGTGCGGGTTCATGGCGGTGTACTTCACCACCACCGGGGTGCTCATCCCCCACCTCACCGGCAACGAGGACGGCGGCATGGCGCGGCACAGCGCCGCCACCGCCGTGATGCTGATGCTGCTGGCGTCGGTGTTCGACCTCTTCGACGGTCTGGTGGCGCGGAAGCTGCGCAGCTCGGCGATGGGTGCGGAGCTGGACAACCTCTCCGACCTGATCAGCTTCGGACTGGCCCCGGCCTACTTCGTGCTCGTGTGGGGCATGGTCGCCGACGACGCGTACCAGCGGGTGTCGGCGGTGGCCGCGATCGTGGTGCTGCTGGCGGTGGTGCTGCGGCTTGCGAGATTCTCCTGCGTGACCCTGAAGGACGGCGTGTTCCAGGGCATGCCGAGCCCGTTCGGCGCGCTCACGGTGGTCTCGGTGGTCCTGCTGGGCCTGCCGTTCGTGCCGACCCTGCTGGCGATCGTCGGGGTGGCCTGGCTGATGGTGAGCCGGGTGGAGTACCCCAAGCCCCGCGGCCGGCTCGCGGTGGCGATGCTCAGCTGGATCGTCACCAGCATGGCGCTGCTGGCGGCCTGGGCGTTCGACGCCCCGGGCGGTGAGCTGCTGCTCCAGACCGGGTGCTCGCTCCAGCTGGTGATGGGCGCGGTGATCCCGCTCTTCGCGACGGCGCGGCGGGTGAACACCTTCCGCGACAACCGGCGCGAGGCCCGGGCGGCGCAGCTGCCGTAG
- a CDS encoding acyl-CoA dehydrogenase family protein: protein MGRLAQTDGLTDIQQEILHTVRDFVDKEIIPVATELEHRDEYPTQIVEGLKELGVFGLMIPEEYGGLGESLLTYALCVEEIARGWMSVSGIINTHFIVAYMLKQHGTQEQKDHFLPKMALGDIRGAFSMSEPGLGSDVSAITTKGVRDGDEYVLTGQKMWLTNGGTSSLVAVLCRTDEGHPEGTAPHRSMTTFLIEKEPGFGEVRPGLTVPGKIEKMGYKGVDTTELILDGVRVPADRVLGGATGRGFYQMMDGVEVGRVNVAARGCGVARRAFELGVAYAQQRSTFGKPIAQHQAIQFKLAEMATKVEAAHAMMVNAARKKDSGQRNDLEAGMAKYLASEYCKEVVEDAFRIHGGYGFSKEYEIERLYREAPMLLIGEGTAEIQKMIIGRRLLEEYRIQG, encoded by the coding sequence ATGGGACGGCTGGCGCAGACCGACGGACTGACCGACATCCAGCAGGAGATCCTGCACACCGTCCGCGACTTCGTGGACAAGGAGATCATCCCGGTCGCCACCGAGCTGGAGCACCGGGACGAGTACCCGACGCAGATCGTGGAGGGTCTCAAGGAGCTGGGCGTCTTCGGGCTGATGATCCCCGAGGAGTACGGCGGGCTGGGTGAGTCGCTGCTCACCTACGCGCTGTGCGTGGAGGAGATCGCCCGCGGCTGGATGAGCGTGTCGGGCATCATCAACACCCACTTCATCGTCGCGTACATGCTCAAGCAGCACGGCACCCAGGAGCAGAAGGACCACTTCCTGCCGAAGATGGCGCTGGGCGATATCCGCGGCGCCTTCTCGATGTCCGAGCCGGGGCTCGGCTCCGATGTGTCGGCGATCACCACCAAGGGCGTGCGGGACGGCGACGAGTACGTCCTGACCGGACAGAAGATGTGGCTGACCAACGGCGGCACCTCCTCGCTGGTGGCGGTGCTCTGCCGGACCGACGAGGGGCACCCGGAGGGGACCGCCCCGCACCGGTCGATGACCACCTTCCTGATCGAGAAGGAGCCGGGCTTCGGCGAGGTCCGGCCGGGTCTCACCGTCCCCGGCAAGATCGAGAAGATGGGGTACAAGGGCGTCGACACCACCGAGCTGATCCTGGACGGGGTGCGGGTCCCGGCCGACCGGGTGCTCGGCGGGGCCACCGGGCGAGGTTTTTACCAGATGATGGACGGGGTGGAGGTGGGCCGGGTCAACGTGGCGGCCCGCGGCTGCGGTGTCGCCCGGCGCGCCTTCGAGCTGGGCGTTGCGTACGCACAGCAGCGAAGCACCTTCGGCAAGCCCATCGCCCAGCACCAGGCCATCCAGTTCAAACTCGCCGAAATGGCGACAAAGGTCGAGGCGGCCCATGCGATGATGGTCAACGCGGCCCGGAAGAAGGACTCCGGCCAGCGCAATGACCTCGAAGCGGGCATGGCGAAGTACCTCGCGTCGGAGTACTGCAAAGAGGTCGTGGAGGACGCGTTCCGCATCCACGGCGGCTACGGCTTCTCCAAGGAGTACGAGATCGAGCGCCTCTACCGGGAGGCACCGATGCTTCTCATCGGTGAAGGGACCGCCGAGATTCAGAAAATGATCATCGGCCGCCGCCTGCTGGAGGAGTACCGCATACAAGGCTGA